One Streptomyces sp. R28 DNA window includes the following coding sequences:
- a CDS encoding alpha/beta fold hydrolase, whose amino-acid sequence MSPFLAFEDKGVDTSLTPLVLVHGHPFDRTMWTPQIETFSAGRRVVAPDLRGYGASPVVPGITPLAAFAEDIETLLDDLKVDTFVLAGLSMGGQIVMECYDRFPGRIRGLVLADTFPAPETPEGKQARHAMADRLLREGMRGYADEVLEKMVAPYADAEVKAHVHRMMTATPPEGAAAALRGRAERPDYRALLTRVGVPALVVVGADDAYTPVSDAQAMHAALPDSTLRVIEGAAHMPNLERAGEFNEALGEFLARVDDSR is encoded by the coding sequence ATGAGCCCCTTCCTCGCATTCGAGGACAAAGGCGTCGATACCTCTCTGACTCCCCTTGTCCTGGTCCACGGCCACCCCTTCGACCGCACGATGTGGACCCCGCAGATCGAGACGTTCTCCGCCGGGCGCCGGGTCGTCGCCCCCGACCTGCGCGGCTACGGCGCCTCCCCGGTCGTCCCCGGCATCACCCCGCTCGCCGCCTTCGCCGAGGACATCGAGACCCTGCTGGACGACCTGAAGGTGGACACCTTCGTCCTCGCCGGCCTCTCGATGGGCGGCCAGATCGTCATGGAGTGCTACGACCGCTTCCCCGGCCGCATCCGGGGCCTGGTCCTCGCGGACACCTTCCCGGCGCCGGAGACGCCCGAGGGCAAGCAGGCACGTCACGCCATGGCGGACCGGCTACTGCGCGAGGGCATGCGCGGATACGCCGACGAGGTACTGGAGAAGATGGTCGCGCCGTACGCCGACGCCGAGGTCAAGGCCCACGTCCACCGCATGATGACGGCGACCCCGCCCGAGGGCGCCGCAGCGGCCCTGCGCGGCCGAGCCGAACGCCCCGACTACCGCGCCCTGCTGACCCGGGTCGGGGTCCCGGCCCTGGTCGTCGTGGGCGCGGACGACGCCTACACGCCCGTATCGGACGCGCAGGCGATGCACGCGGCGCTCCCCGACTCGACGCTGCGGGTGATCGAGGGGGCGGCGCATATGCCGAACCTGGAGCGGGCGGGAGAGTTCAACGAGGCGCTGGGGGAGTTTCTGGCCC